The Aedes aegypti strain LVP_AGWG unplaced genomic scaffold, AaegL5.0 Primary Assembly AGWG_AaegL5_hic_scaff_59_PBJ_arrow, whole genome shotgun sequence genome segment ATTTTTTGACGTTTCGGATTGGATTCGTGTTTATTCGCCCAAAGTATGGTGTTTCACTGATTATgaaagacaaaattgaaaattaaagctTAAACTAGTgtttttatatagaaattaaACATCAGAATGTCGCTGTTTAGTGCAATTTTAAGGTAGGTTTCAGCTATTTCGTGAAACaatgaacaaataaataaaatggttTGTCTCTCCCAGGCCCGCCACTCACTTTTCATTGACGAAGACCTTCCTGGCCAGTCGCCTGCTCCACACCGGCGCAATCCAGAACTTCCGCTTTACTCCGATCCTGTGCGCGGAACCgctgaagaaaaaaaagaaaatcgatCCGCAGATCATCAAGCAGCGCGAGGAGCGGAAGCGCAAACGTCTGGAGAAGCAAATCCGGCGCCTGGAGAAGAATGCCCGGCAGCTGAAACCGGTCGAAGAGCTGGAAGTTCCGATGGAACTGCTGGACGAACAGAAGCAACGCAAAAGAACCGGAATCAAAGTAAGTCCGGAGGTGGCCGAGAGTCGGGTGCTGCTGGAGAAACAGTGGGCCAAGTACCGGATGGAGCAGAAGCTGCAGGACTATCAGCTGATCGATCGGGTTCTGGCGGCGCAGACCAAGGCACTGAACGAGCTGAGGCTGGAATCGGAAGAACTGTACCAGAAGGCGGTGCAGGTCGATGAAGGACTGGTGCCGTTCAAGG includes the following:
- the LOC110681241 gene encoding 39S ribosomal protein L40, mitochondrial-like, giving the protein MSLFSAILRPATHFSLTKTFLASRLLHTGAIQNFRFTPILCAEPLKKKKKIDPQIIKQREERKRKRLEKQIRRLEKNARQLKPVEELEVPMELLDEQKQRKRTGIKVSPEVAESRVLLEKQWAKYRMEQKLQDYQLIDRVLAAQTKALNELRLESEELYQKAVQVDEGLVPFKAVGPVATPPIEGYEMPDGEYLDVSKKFE